The following proteins are encoded in a genomic region of Gimesia algae:
- a CDS encoding GAP family protein, which produces MFELWMTLIPILIADVVNPVLFAFLVYAAGTDRPVINSCAVLLGHTLAYYLAGIVIAVGIEQISDHLSHPQLIDYIIGFVLGVILLWVGYLSWKTKSKEQAEENRTLTPLKAIGLGAVVSFMGMPFALPYFAALDQMLKADMTPMTALVVLAVYNVLYALPFALVPVLITTSGQKSQEILRTINSWLVRTSNFLMPILLTLVGLALIVDSMIYFVTGYEMF; this is translated from the coding sequence GTGTTTGAGCTCTGGATGACCCTGATTCCGATTCTGATTGCGGATGTCGTCAACCCGGTTTTATTCGCTTTTCTGGTCTATGCTGCTGGCACCGATCGTCCCGTGATCAACAGTTGTGCTGTTCTGCTGGGACACACGCTGGCTTATTATCTCGCGGGAATTGTGATCGCGGTGGGCATCGAGCAGATTTCCGATCACCTGTCGCATCCGCAACTGATCGATTACATCATCGGCTTTGTGCTCGGTGTGATTCTGCTCTGGGTAGGCTATCTCTCCTGGAAAACGAAAAGTAAAGAACAGGCTGAAGAAAACCGCACGTTGACACCCCTCAAGGCAATCGGTCTGGGGGCGGTGGTCAGTTTCATGGGCATGCCTTTCGCGCTTCCCTATTTTGCGGCATTAGATCAAATGCTCAAGGCCGACATGACACCGATGACGGCGCTGGTTGTGTTGGCCGTTTACAACGTGCTGTATGCACTGCCGTTTGCCCTGGTTCCCGTGCTGATCACTACTTCCGGTCAGAAGAGTCAGGAAATCTTACGCACCATCAATTCGTGGCTGGTCCGCACTAGCAATTTTCTGATGCCCATTCTGCTGACGCTGGTCGGCCTGGCTCTGATCGTCGACTCGATGATTTATTTTGTGACCGGATACGAGATGTTTTAA